DNA sequence from the Streptomyces sp. MST-110588 genome:
GGTCATGGTGACGAGCGTGATCGCGGGAATCGCGACGAAGATCCAGAGCTTGATGTTGCGCGAGGTGAGGGCGATCCCGCCGAGCGCCAGTACGACGGCCGCCGCGAACAGCGAGCGTCCCAGCCGGCGGAATTCCTCGGCGCCCTGGCCGAGTACGGCCGGAGCCCACGCCCGGCTCACCGCAAGCGCTCCCAGCACCAGCAACTCGGTGCCGAATGCGAGAATGCCCCATTTCTCGTGCCAGTTGGCCGCGTCCCGGGCACCGAAGAAGATGCCGATCGCCGCCACCACGAAGGCGGTGGCCACCGTATCGCTGATGATCACGGTACGGCGGTACCGCTGCTCCCAGTCGATCGCGGGCCGGCTGATCGCCGCCCCGTCCGTAAGATGCCCGCGCGCCGACGCAAACGGGCTGACCAAATCCCCCTGCCGCACAGAACCCCCCCAGGTCGCCAGTGGTTCGACGTGCTCGCCTCGCACTGTTCCTCGGGAGGCCCCGCCCCCCGCGCCGCGCTGTTATCTCCCCTCGGGAGGCCCCCGCCCCCCGGCGCATGACATCCCGGTTCTTTCGGTGCTACGTGAACAACCCGCCCTGGCGACAGCGGATGCGCATGTCCTACCAGACTCTTGAGGCGCGCGGGAACCCGTCGAAACCTCGGATGCTCCCCGCACCCAAGACCCTCTCAGGCTCCAGAAATTGATCACCCCCACGTCTGATGCCGGGGACGTGACTGCTGGCTGCTCGTAGCACCGGACCTATTGATCACTTTTGGGCGCTTCATGTCCGGTCTGTCGAAGCACGGTCAATTTAGACCATCGAGGCCAGTATGTAGAGAGGCTGTGTGCAAATTGTGTCCAGGCTTTCAGACTGGACCCGCCGGTCGGTTATCGCCTCCAGACGCCTGGACGCCACCACGCGCCTTCTGTGACGCCCGGTTCGGCCGCGGCTTCCCCCCAGCACTGATCGGCGAGCCGCAACGAGCCTCCCGTGCCTCCTGCACCGCCCGGTTGGGCAACAACTTCCCGTCGGCTTCGTTCGCAAAGCTGCAACAGCAGATGCCCGCAGCAGGTGCCCACAACGGATACCCACAGCCGATGTCCACCGGCTCCGGCAGCACCCGTCACCGGTGCCGTCCGCGGGCCAGGACAGCGCCTTGATCCACTCGGTGCCGACATCCGCGTACCGCTGCGCTTTTCCGATGTCCGGATCGGTCGTGTGGAAGTGGTGGTGAGGATCACCGGATCCATGAACCACTCGGCATCGGACATGCCCCTGGTGAACTTGGAAGGGCAAGAGGACAGCCGCCGCCCTGAAGGCCCAACGGCCGGAATTCCGCCCCTGTGGACGTATGCTGTCGCAACTCGCGAACAGAGCTGGCTACCCGCAGCTCGTGCCCGATCACCAGCTCCATGCCGGGCCACGAGTACCGACCTGCCCTTGTCGTTCAAAACTGCCACATGCCCCGTTCGTCCGAGATCTGGGAATCACATGGACTGCCGCAGAGCTGCCGTGCTCTACTCACCTGATGAGCTTGTCGGTGGATGTCTTCGTCATCGCCCCGGACGGGCAGACGCAGGTGCTCGACGTGCCGCCAGGCTGTTCAGACCTGGCCGGTTTCGAGGACTGGCGCACCCGCGTGTGGGGCTCGCAGGCGGTCCGATCGCTGGGAGCCCGGTTCTTCCCGGTCCTGGCCGACGGCGACTTGCGAGTCGAGGCCGACCAGGTTCCGGCCTTCGTGGCCGAGTGCGTCCTGCTGCGTGAGAACCTGGAGCGGATCGTGACGGAGACCGTGCCCGTCCGCACGGTCGAGGAGCACAGGCAGGCGATCTCCGGACGGTTGGCGAACATCGAGGATGCCGCCCGCAGAGCACAGGAGACGGACGGCGGCATCCTCATCTGGTGACGCCCCCGCGCTGGGGCCCAGGTGGTCGGCAAACCCGTCCAGTAGGGCGCGGTCGGCGTGAATACGCGGCGCCCGGAGCCGTAACCCGAATGCAGCCCGGGCGATGATCACCAGGCGGCGTACCGCGTCGCCGTACACCGCCATGCGCTGCAACTGGTCGAACGCTTCGAGGTACGCACAGGGCTCGCTGGCGGAGGTGGCGCCCTTCAAGTTCTGAGCGTGTCGGGTTCCTGACGCCGCTTTATAGGCATGATCTGACGTCGATCCGGCCGCTCGCCGCCCACTTGCCGATCTTGCTCAACAATCAAGTCGGTAGATAAGCACCAGCATCTCGCAACCCGGTCGAACCGCAAAGAGTTCTTCGCGAAGACCCCTTTGCGAAGAACTCTTTGCGGTCTACCGTGTGTCGTATGACTGATGCAATGGAGAGCGCCGATGGCTCCGCCGAAGAGAACTCGGTTGTTCTGGACGCCAAGGGGCTGCGTGCCCTCGCACATCCGCTGCGCGTGCAGTTGGTCGGGTTGCTGCGGAAGTACGGCCCGTCGACGGCCACCCGCCTCGCGGAGCGGCTGGGCGTGAATTCCGGGACGGCCAGCTATCACCTGCGCCAGCTCGGTGCGGCGGGTTTCGTCGAGGAGGTCACAGAGCGTGGCAACGCACGAGAGCGCTGGTGGCGTTCGGTTCATCAAACGACGGAGTTCAACACCCGGGACCTGGCCGACCGGGAGCCCGAGGCCGCACTGGCGTTTCTGCAGTCCGTCGCAGCCACCTACACCTTGCGGACTCAGCGGACGCTGAACGAGCTGCAGACGCTGCCTCATGCGTGGCGGGACACCTTCGACATGAGCGACTGTGCCCTACGGCTCACCCCTGAGGAAGCGATCTCCCTGGGACAAGAGTTGAGGGCCGTCATCGTCCGCTACCGGAGAGATACCCCAGACGCGGTGGCCAGTGCCCCGAAGGGGGCCGAACGGGTCGGCGTCATCACGCAGATCCTGCCCGAACTAGTTGTACCTGCCGCGTCGTCGCTCCCTTCCGACCCTACGGAAGCGGAAGGAAATCCGACGTCATGACCGACGACGCCACCGAGGCCGGCGGCATACCCGGCAAGAGGTCCTTACGGCCGCTGGGCGGGGTGCTGGCGGCCATGATCGTGTCGCTGACCGGCACGCGGATCTCCGTTGTGGCACTGCCCTGGTTCGTCCTCGTCACCACCGGCAGCGCCACCCGGACCGGACTGGTCGCCTTCTGCGAAATGGCGCCCTGCGTGGTGGTCAAGGCGCTCACCGGGCCGCTGGTCGACCGGATCGGTCCGCGGGCCGTTTCCTGGATCACCGATCTGGCCAGCGCGACCGCCGCCGCCGCGGTTCCCCTGCTCCACGCCCTGGACCTGCTGTCCTTTCCGCTTCTGCTAGCTCTGGTCGCGCTGATCGGCGCGGCCCGGGGACCCGGCGACCTGGCCAAGGAGGTGATGGTCCCGGAAGCGGCCGAGCGCGGCCGGGTGCCGCTGGAGCGGGCCACCGGTCTGGCCGGTGTGATCGAGCGGCTCGCCGCTACCGTCGGCCTGGCGGTCGGCGGGTCCCTGGTGGCGCTGCTCGGTCCGCTGACCGGACTCGCCGTCAACGCGGGCTGCTTCGCCCTCGGATCGGTGATCATCAAATTGGCGCTGCCTCGCGGCATGGGACACGCGGCCGAGGAAGCCCCCTCGCCGGCCGGGGGAACCGAACCGGGCTACTGGCGGCGGTTCGGTGAAGGCTTCACCTTCCTGCGCGGCGAGCCGCTGCTG
Encoded proteins:
- a CDS encoding helix-turn-helix domain-containing protein translates to MTDAMESADGSAEENSVVLDAKGLRALAHPLRVQLVGLLRKYGPSTATRLAERLGVNSGTASYHLRQLGAAGFVEEVTERGNARERWWRSVHQTTEFNTRDLADREPEAALAFLQSVAATYTLRTQRTLNELQTLPHAWRDTFDMSDCALRLTPEEAISLGQELRAVIVRYRRDTPDAVASAPKGAERVGVITQILPELVVPAASSLPSDPTEAEGNPTS
- a CDS encoding MFS transporter — translated: MTDDATEAGGIPGKRSLRPLGGVLAAMIVSLTGTRISVVALPWFVLVTTGSATRTGLVAFCEMAPCVVVKALTGPLVDRIGPRAVSWITDLASATAAAAVPLLHALDLLSFPLLLALVALIGAARGPGDLAKEVMVPEAAERGRVPLERATGLAGVIERLAATVGLAVGGSLVALLGPLTGLAVNAGCFALGSVIIKLALPRGMGHAAEEAPSPAGGTEPGYWRRFGEGFTFLRGEPLLLIVIIMCGLTNLLDAAITSVLVPVWARESGTGPTAIGVMGSVMGAAAVGGSLIVAVVAHRLRRRVVVLTGFLLAGAPRFLILAFDAPLGMVLAVFAVSGFGAGFVNPVLGAVLVERVPRRMLGRVNALGDALAWAGIPLGGLIAGAAVTAVGLVPVLLACGTAYFLTTNLAGLRPEWCEMDRTRSRGVAKPHSKADASQDTVNAAT